From a single Ascaphus truei isolate aAscTru1 chromosome 2, aAscTru1.hap1, whole genome shotgun sequence genomic region:
- the LOC142488376 gene encoding uncharacterized protein LOC142488376: MSLAYLARSAQMIENEHSVYSGLDEKRVKYFLKHLRISLDKIHTCVSNMRAAADDIDQFHQWATAVSIAGYAGSGVGILLCLVTLVKYSLVPEVGAAVFAAGYLTMYAALYADFWNIEKKCEKVLEMIADFNEHVEAINFCLETIPAGRKPIQSLSYLVTESRSVVDNKSWLRAMFLLGLAITPFVVVGIIFSALIFASTIMKLNKEAKIAAVIRVECDELEKEYQMLNYY; this comes from the exons ATGTCTTTAGCATACTTGGCCAGATCCGCCCAAATGATTGAGAATGAG CACTCTGTTTATTCTGGTCTGGACGAGAAACGCGTCAAATACTTTCTGAAGCACCTGAGGATTTCTTTAGACAAAATACATACGTGCGTCAGCAACATGCGTGCTGCAGCAGATGATATTGACCAATTCCACCAGTGGGCCACCGCTGTCAGCATAGCAGGCTACGCAGGTTCAGGAGTAGGAATTCTTTTGTGTTTGGTCACCCTTGTGAAATATTCTTTGGTCCCCGAAGTGGGCGCGGCTGTGTTCGCTGCTGGATATCTGACAATGTACGCTGCATTGTATGCTGATTTCTGGAACATCGAAAAGAAATGCGAAAAAGTGCTGGAAATGATCGCTGACTTTAACGAACACGTGGAAGCTATTAATTTCTGCCTGGAAACAATTCCTGCAGGGAGGAAACCAATCCAGTCTCTGAGTTACTTGGTTACTGAAAGTCGTAGTGTTGTAGACAATAAATCGTGGCTGAGAGCAATGTTTTTGCTCGGGCTAGCAATAACCCCATTTGTAGTTGTGGGCATAATATTTTCTGCATTGATATTTGCGAGCACTATAATGAAGCTGAATAAGGAGGCAAAAATAGCAGCAGTTATACGGGTGGAATGCGATGAATTAGAGAAGGAATATCAAATGCTTAATTATTACTGA